A portion of the Bombina bombina isolate aBomBom1 chromosome 11, aBomBom1.pri, whole genome shotgun sequence genome contains these proteins:
- the PLK1 gene encoding serine/threonine-protein kinase PLK1 → MAQIAGKPIQKLTTAAPDAVKPPVSSSSSLAAVKEIPEILVDPRTHRRFLRGRFLGKGGFAKCYEITDLETREVLAGKIVPKSLLLKPHQKDKMTMEIAIHRSLSHKHVVGFHGFFEDSDFVFVVLELCRRRSLLELHKRRKAVTEPEARYYLRQTIQGCQYLHSNRVIHRDLKLGNLFLNDDMEVKIGDFGLATKVEFDGERKKTLCGTPNYIAPEVLGKKGHSFEVDIWSLGCIMYTLLVGKPPFETSCLKETYLRIKKNEYTIPKHINPVAAALIQKMLRSDPKTRPTIDELLNDDFFTTGYIPNRLPTTCLTVPPRFSIAPSSIDPSLRKPLTTINKGQESPLVEKPMAVKDEDVPPEGTEPADCYLSDMLLQLTSVNAAKPSERATIQQEEAEDPACNPIFWVSKWVDYSDKYGLGYQLCDNSVGVLFNDSTRLIMYTDGDSLQYIERNNTESYLNVRSYPAALTKKITLLKYFRNYMSEHLLKAGANITPREGDELARLPYLRTWFRTRSAIILHLSNGTVQINFFQDHTKIILCPLMAAVTYIDEKREFRTYKLSAIEEFGCCKELASRLRYARTMVEKLQSSKSGSARVKSAA, encoded by the exons ATGGCACAAATAGCCGGTAAGCCTATACAAAAGCTGACTACGGCTGCTCCCGATGCAGTTAAACCCCCGGTCTCATCGTCCTCATCGCTTGCAGCAGTAAAGGAGATACCCGAAATTTTAGTTGATCCCCGCACCCACCGCCGGTTTCTGAGAGGCCGTTTTCTAGGCAAAGGAGGTTTTGCCAAATGTTACGAGATCACCGATTTAGAGACCCGGGAGGTCCTGGCCGGCAAGATCGTGCCCAAGAGCTTACTGCTCAAGCCGCATCAGAAGGACAAGATGACCATGGAGATCGCCATTCACCGCAGCCTGTCACATAAGCACGTTGTGGGCTTTCACGGATTCTTCGAGGACAGTGACTTTGTATTTGTAGTGCTGGAGCTCTGCAGGCGGAGG TCTCTATTGGAGTTGCACAAGAGAAGGAAAGCAGTTACAGAACCAGAAGCCAGATACTATTTGCGGCAGACAATTCAGGGCTGTCAGTATTTGCACAGCAATCGTGTCATTCACAGGGATCTGAAACTTGGGAACCTCTTCCTTAATgatgacatggaagtcaaaatag GTGACTTTGGGCTGGCAACCAAAGTGGAATTTGATGGGGAGCGAAAGAAAACTCTTTGTGGGACCCCAAATTACATTGCACCTGAAGTTTTGGGCAAGAAGGGACACAGTTTTGAAGTGGACATATGGTCCCTAGGATGCATCAT GTACACGCTGCTGGTTGGAAAGCCTCCCTTTGAGACATCATGCCTGAAAGAGACTTACCTGCGGATTAAAAAGAATGAGTACACTATTCCCAAG CACATTAATCCTGTAGCTGCAGCACTTATACAGAAAATGCTTCGCTCAGACCCTAAAACCAGGCCCACTATTGACGAGTTGCTGAATGATGACTTTTTTACAACTGGCTACATTCCTAACCGGCTCCCCACTACCTGCCTCACTGTGCCTCCCAGGTTTTCAATTGCTCCAAGCAGCATTGATCCCAGCTTACGGAAGCCACTCACTACAATTAATAAAG GGCAGGAATCTCCTCTTGTTGAGAAGCCGATGGCTGTAAAGGATGAAGATGTCCCCCCTGAGGGAACGGAGCCCGCAGACTGCTACCTGTCTGATATGTTGCTGCAACTCACAAGTGTTAATGCTGCAAAGCCATCAGAGAGGGCAACTATCCAACAAG AGGAAGCAGAAGATCCCGCTTGTAATCCAATATTCTGGGTTAGCAAATGGGTGGATTATTCTGACAAGTATGGATTAG GTTACCAGCTCTGTGACAACAGTGTAGGCGTTCTCTTCAATGACTCAACACGGTTGATAATGTATACTGATGGAGACAGCCTGCAATATATTGAGCGCAATAATACAGAGTCTTATCTCAATGTGCGTTCGTACCCTGCTGCTTTAACAAAGAAG ATTACGCTGCTAAAGTACTTCCGTAACTACATGAGCGAGCACCTTCTTAAGGCTGGTGCGAACATCACTCCTCGGGAGGGTGACGAGCTGGCTCGCTTGCCCTACCTGCGTACTTGGTTCAGGACGCGGAGTGCAATTATCCTCCATTTGAGTAATGGCACCGTTCAGATCAACTTTTTCCAG GACCATACAAAAATCATCCTTTGCCCACTTATGGCTGCTGTCACTTACATAGATGAGAAGCGGGAATTCAGGACATACAAACTGAGCGCAATTGAGGAGTTTGGCTGCTGCAAAGAGCTGGCCAGTCGCCTGCGCTATGCACGAACAATGGTGGAAAAGTTGCAAAGCTCAAAATCTGGCTCTGCACGTGTAAAAAGCGCAGCGTAG